gccacacgggactgtttcgtttattcacgttatttgttttgttccagtgttctgttgtgtttgattaaacattatgatatattatcgaatagatatttgaaaaataccttgaggattgattataaaaaacgtttgccatgttgctgtcgatattatggatctaatttggaatatttttcggcattgtcgtgaccgcagttgccggtggatttctcaaccaaacgtgaagaacaaaaggaggtatttcggctataaaaataatctttatgcgacaaaatgaacatttgctgtctaactgggagtctcttgagtgaaaacatccgaagctcatcaaaggtaaacgatttaatttgattgcttttctgattttcatgaccaagTTGCCTaatgctagctggacataatgctatgctaggctatcgataaacgtatacaaatgcttgtcttgctttggctgtaaagcataatttcaaaatctgagatgacagggtgattaacaaaaggctaagctgtgtttcactatatttcacttgtgatttcttGAATccgaatattttctagtaatatttttgtccgttgcgttatgctaattagtgtcagatgatggcaattctcccggatccgggaggggTAGTTATAAGAGGTATTTGTGAATTAAATGTTAGATATATTTCCTTAAACATCCTGTCTTGTGTTCGTATTATGATAACACtgtcacgcctactcccactAACCAacggtcctggcaacccacattgcacacacctggcattcatcgtTGCACACACCTGGACTTAATCACCACCCTGACTACTCTCCTTTTATACAACAACCAGTAGCCCCATTAATCAGGCAGTAATGGTTTTGTTCACCTTCAGTATGCGTCCCCCGTTTTCTTTATCTGCTTTTTCTCGTCATTAAACTTACCTTCTGTTCCTGACTCCTTGCGTGTACATTACAGAATACTGCCGTAGAAAATATGGAAGCAGCAGAAGATAACAGCATCTtccaatgtcacgccctgacctgagagagcctttttatgtctctattttggttgggtcagggtgtgatttgggtgggcattgtatgttttcttttctatgtttctttatttctatgttttggccaggtttgGCTCTCAATCAGGgagatcgttgtctctgattggaaaccatacttaggcagccctaaGGTTGCCATTGATTTCAGCAGTTACAGTATTTTTGAACCTACTGGtgatcatctccatctctcacttcaaGCAGCTCCACACTCCAACAAAcctgctcattctctctctggctGCGTCAGATCTCCTGGTGGGACTGATTGTGATACCAGTAATGACTGTAGCAATAATGGAACCATGCTGGGGTTTTGGagaatatttctgtgtgtttcatTTCTACATTACTTTTTTATGTACTACTTTATCGCTTGGCAATTTGGTCTTGATATCTATTGACCGCTATGTTGCTGTGTGTGATCCCTTATTGTACCActctaaaataacaataacaggaACTATCTGTTGTATATCCATCACCTGGTGTTGTTGCAGCATATACGATGCTGTTATTATACAAAACTTTGTAAATGTACAGACACCCAGTAGGTGTTTGACAGAATGTGTTATTGTTGAAGGAATAACCTGGGTTAATATAATTTACGTTGTATTTATAATGGTTGTCCCTTGCTCTATTATTATAACACTTTATATGAAAATCTTTGTGGTGGCCAGATCACAGGCCAGAAAGGTATTTTCAAAAGAGGCTGCCAGTGTGTCTGGTGTTAAAACTGTACAGGCAAATAAGTCTGAGAGAAAAGCAGCAAAAACTCTAGGTATTGTTGTTTTCACCTATCTCCTTTCTTGGATTCCATCTCTATTTATTTACTTTGTTTTATCTGTTATAGGTGATCATTTAATATCATATTTCACCAGCTATCTGGCACTTTTTAATTCCTTAATGAATCCAATAATTTATGCTTTCTTTTATCCATGGTTCAAAGTGACAGCTAAACTTATTTTAACTTTGAAGATAAGACATTTATAGTTCCTATAATATGATTCACTAGTTCAGCAAACATCGGTTTGATATGGTTTAATACAATTGTTGTAATTATTTCATGTAACTATACACTGACATTACTTATCTCAGTGTTGTCATGATAGATACATGTGGTGTTGATACAGAATGATTTGTCTGGATTGGATTGGAATGAATTGGAGAAGGCATAAGCTTGGtttagaaaaaacattgtagtcaTTGTGGATTGTGTACTCCAAATACCTAAGGCTGTGGTTGTTCCATGTTACTTAATGATAAATAGTATGTAAGTGTTCTAATAGTACATTTTGAGGACTTTGAGTCATTCTGTATGTTGTTCAACATCCCCCTCTAGTGGCTCAATTGTGACACAACGTCTTCATCAAGTGAAGTAAAGTTCACATGTACATTACTTCATGATATCAGATAACGTCCAGGTCTTAATAAATTCTGTATTGTATAAGTAGTTGATGGTAAATGGTAAGAATATGAAATTGTGTatacactgaataataacattcAGTAATAAACCATTTGTTAGGAATTTACAGTTTGCTCACCTTATTCATTTCACATGTGTTAAGTGTTAGTCAGTTAGGTATTCTCAAATGTATAAATAACTACTATATGCATTAGTGATTAAGCGCAACAGCGCAGGTGACCACAGCAGGCACTTCAACTTCAACATACTGGTAATGAACagtaccactactctcactacatcgctctcactacatcactgctgccaggtcaggggtcacaccAGAGCAGCTCTCTCAGATGCTGTGGAGTCAGAATGAATGTAGAgattggtaacactttataataacaCTTTGTAATAAATCATTTATAATGATTATTCCGACTCCACAACAATAATGTCTCATTACCACCACATTTATCTTGTAAGATGGTTATTCATACATTAATAAACAACTTTTATGGTATGTACAATTGTTGTAATTGCTTCTTTGATTTAACAATACACTGACATTACTTATCTCAGTGTTCTCATCAAAAGATACatgtggtgttgattcagaatgATTTGGATGGATTGGATTTGAAGGACTTGGAGAAGGCATNNNNNNNNNNNNNNNNNNNNNNNNNNNNNNNNNNNNNNNNNNNNNNNNNNNNNNNNNNNNNNNNNNNNNNNNNNNNNNNNNNNNNNNNNNNNNNNNNNNNAATAACAATCAAATCAGCAGTGAGGATCAGagctgacaaatataggggaggtaataaacaggtgattgagtccaggtgagtccaatatcgctgatgtaCGTGacaagggaaggcaggtgtgcagaaatgatggtggcaggagtacGCAATGCAGGCAGCCTGgaagaaggaagaggaagagcgggagcaggtgtgATATATAATAATGACATataatgtgtctatgtaatgtatctatttaatgtgtctgaatctatgtaatgtgtctgtatctatgtcatGTATCTATGTCATGTATCTATGTCATGTATCTATGTCATGTATCTATGTCATGTATCTATGTCATGTATCTATGTCATGTATGTATGTCATGTACAGtcaggagaacaagtatttgatacactgccgattttgcggtttttcctacttacaaagcatgtagaggtctgtaatttttatcataggtacacttcaaatgtgagagacagaatctaaaacaaaaatccagaaagtcacattgtatgattttttataatttaatttaataaattaattagcattttattgcatgacataagtatttgatcacttaccaaccagtaagaattccgctctcacagacctgttagattttctttaagaagccctcctgttctccactcattacctgtattaactgcacctgtttgaactcgttacctgtataaaagacacctatccacacactcaatcaagcagactccaacctctccacaatggataagaccagacagctgtgtagggacatcagggataaaattgtagaccagcacaaggctgggatgggctacaggacaataggcaagcaacttggtgagaaggcaacaactgttggcgcaattattagaaaatggatgaagttcaagatgacggtcaatcaccctcggtctggggctccatgcaagatctcacctcgtgggccatcaatgatcatgaggaaggtgagggatcagcccagaactaaacggcaggacctggtcaatgacctgaagagagctgggaccacagtctcaaagaaaactattagtaacacactacgccgtcagggATTAAAATCCTGAGTGCACGCAAGGTCCCAagtcagcgcatgtccaggcccgtctgaagtttgccaatgaccatctggatgatccagaggaggaatgggagaaggtcatgtggtctgatgagacaaacatttagatttttgtctaaactccactcgctgtgtttggaggaagaagaagaatgagcacaaccccaagaacaccatcccaaccgtgaagcatggaggtggaaacatcattctttggggatgcttttctgcaaaggggacaggacaactgcaccgtattgaggggaggatggatggggccatgtatcgtgagatcttggccaacaacctccttgcctcagtaagagcattgcaGATGggccgtggctgggtcttccagcatgacaacgacccgaaacacacaggcagggcaactaaggagtggctccgtaagaagcatctcaaggtcctggagaggcctagccattctccagacctgaacccaatagaaaatctttggaggaaactgaaagtccgtattgcccagcgacagcccagaaacctgaaggatctggagaaggtctgtctggaggagtgggccaaaatccctgctgcagtgtgtgcaaacctggtcaagaactacaggaaacgtatgatctctgtaattgcaaacaaaggtttctgtaccaaatattaagttctgcttttctgatgtatcaaatacttatgtcatgcaataaaatgcaaattaattacttaaaaatcatacaatgtgattttctggatttttgttttagattccgtctctcacagttgacgtgtacctatgataaaaattacagacctctacatgctttgtaagtaggaaacactgccaatTTTACATGTTATCAaacacttgttctccccactgtatctatgtaatgtatcaatggacaactacaaatacctaggtgtctggttagactgtaaactctccttctagactcacatcaaacatctccaatccaaagttaaatctagaattggtttcctatttcgcaaacaaagcatccttcactcatgctgccaaacataccctcgtaaaactaaccaacctaccgatcctcgacttcggcaatgtcatttacaaaatagcctccaataccctactcaataaattggatgcagtccttcacagtgccatccgttttgtcatcaaagccccatatactacccaccactgcgacctgtatgctctcgttggctggccctcgcttcatactcttcgcaaaacccactggctccaggtcatctacaagaccctgccaggtaaagtccccctttctctcagctcgctggtcaccatagcagcacccacctgtagcatgcgctccagcaggtatatctctctggtcacccccaaagccaatttctcTTTTGGCCGCCTCTcattgctgccaatgactggaacgaactacaaaaatctctgaaactggaaacacttatctccctcactagctttaagcacaagctgtcagattagctcacatattactgcacctgtacatagcccatctataatttagcccaaacaactacctctttatttatttattaataatttgaaatatccaataaatgtcgttccacttcatgattgtgtcccacttgttgtagattcttcacaaaaaaatacagttttatatctttatgttagaagcctgaaatgtggaaaaaggtcgcaaagttcaagggggccgaatactttcacaaggcactgtatgtaatgtatctgtatctatgtaatgtatctgtatctatgtaatgtatctatgtaatgtatctgtatctatgtaatgtatctatgtaatgtatctgtatctatgtaatgtatctgtatctatgtaatgtatctatgtaatgtatctgtatctatgtaatgtatctatgtaatgtatctgtatctatgtaatgtatctgatctgtaatgtatctatgtaatgtagctatgtaatgtatctgtatctccGTAATCTAGCTATGCATCTGTatctataaaatgtatttatgcaatatacagtggggcaaaaaagtatttagtcagccaacaattgtttctcaaaaaaatgagaaaaaaaaatacagaaaatcacattgtaggatttttaatgaatttatttgcaaattatggtggaaaataagtatttggtcaccaacaaacaagcaagattcctggctctcacagacctgtaacttcttctttaagaggctcctctgtcctccactcgttacctgtattaatggcacctgtttgaacttgttatcagtataaaatacacctgtacacaacctcaaacagtcacactccaaactccactatggccaagactaaagagctgtcaaaggacacaagaaacaaaattgtagacctgcaccagactgggaagactgaatctgcaataggtaagcagcttggtttgaagaaatcaactgtgggagcaattattaggaaatggaagacatacaagaccactgataatctccctcgatctggggctccacgcaagatctcaccccgtggggtcaaaatgatcacaagaacggtgagcaaaaatcccagaaccacacggggggacctagtgaatgacctgcagagagctgggaccaaagtaacaaagcctaccatcagtaacacactacgccgccagggactcaaatcctgcagtgccagacgtgtccccctgcttaagccagtacatgtccaggcccgtctgaagtgtgctagagagcatttggatgatccagaagaagattgggagaatgtcatatggtcagatgaaaccaaaatataactttttggtaaaaactcaactcgtcgtgtttggaggacaaaaaaagctgagttgcatccaaagaacaccatacctactgtgaagcatggggtggaaacatcatgctttggggctgtttttctgcaaagggaccaggaagactgatccgtgtaaaggaaagaatgaatggggccatgtatcgtgagattttgagtgaaaacctccttccatcatcaagggcattgaagatgaaacgtggctgggtctttcagcatgacaatgatgccaaacacaccgcccgttcaacgaaggagtggcttcgtaagaagcatttcaaggtcctggagtggcctagccagtctccagatctcaaccccatagaaaatctttggagggagttgaaagtccgtgttgcccagcaacagccccaaaacatcactgcatggaggaatgggccaaaataccagcaacagtgtgtgaaaaccttgtgaagacttacagaaaacgtttgacctctgtcattgccaacaaagggtatataacaaagtattgagttaaacttttgttattgaccaaatgattattttccaccatcatttgcaaataaattcattaaaaatcctacaatgaatttttttc
This portion of the Oncorhynchus tshawytscha isolate Ot180627B linkage group LG26, Otsh_v2.0, whole genome shotgun sequence genome encodes:
- the LOC121840970 gene encoding trace amine-associated receptor 7a-like yields the protein MGAVEEADKNYGEVGSTSRARVATAALRLPLISAVTVFLNLLVIISISHFKQLHTPTNLLILSLAASDLLVGLIVIPVMTVAIMEPCWGFGEYFCVFHFYITFLCTTLSLGNLVLISIDRYVAVCDPLLYHSKITITGTICCISITWCCCSIYDAVIIQNFVNVQTPSRCLTECVIVEGITWVNIIYVVFIMVVPCSIIITLYMKIFVVARSQARKVFSKEAASVSGVKTVQANKSERKAAKTLGIVVFTYLLSWIPSLFIYFVLSVIGDHLISYFTSYLALFNSLMNPIIYAFFYPWFKVTAKLILTLKIRHL